A single region of the Desulfovibrio sp. genome encodes:
- the hisS gene encoding histidine--tRNA ligase gives MSIARIKGFADMFPPDSDQFTRIENTARQVFGRYGFVELRTPLLEFTELFCRSIGEETDVVQKEMYTFPDRKGRSLTLRPEATAGVMRAYIESGLTNREPVSRLFTTGPMFRYERPQKGRMRQFHQINCECLGSHSPMADAELVSMLLRFLSDLGLTDLTLKINSLGCSECRPKFKAALLEYLAGVDKDALCPDCARRVETNPLRVLDCKQPGCRAITDNAPKLIDYNCPECRAHFDTVLELLQGQGLAFELDHRLVRGLDYYCRTTFEVVSGSIGAQAAVAGGGRYDGLVKSLGGPDVPGVGFACGMERLALMMGEGSGQAADFYLVAMDAQSRAQGWQLAQKLRDAGLTGEMNFSEGGFKSLMRQAGKSGAGHCLIIGPDEAAQGTVVVKNLESGEQCSVPQSGVLQFLQTGTNND, from the coding sequence ATGAGTATCGCACGTATCAAGGGTTTTGCGGATATGTTTCCGCCGGACAGCGACCAGTTCACGCGCATTGAAAATACCGCGCGCCAGGTTTTTGGGCGCTACGGTTTTGTTGAGTTGCGCACGCCGTTGCTGGAATTTACGGAGCTTTTTTGCCGTTCCATCGGTGAGGAAACCGATGTGGTGCAAAAGGAAATGTATACCTTTCCTGACCGCAAAGGCCGTTCGCTTACCCTGCGGCCTGAAGCCACGGCTGGCGTTATGCGCGCCTATATCGAGAGCGGGCTGACCAATCGCGAGCCTGTGAGCCGTTTGTTCACCACCGGCCCCATGTTTCGTTATGAACGCCCGCAGAAAGGCCGCATGCGCCAGTTCCACCAGATCAACTGCGAGTGCCTTGGCAGCCACAGCCCCATGGCTGATGCAGAACTGGTCAGCATGCTGCTGCGCTTTTTGTCAGACCTTGGCCTTACGGATTTGACGCTCAAGATCAATTCCCTTGGCTGTTCGGAATGCCGCCCCAAATTCAAGGCTGCATTGCTCGAATATCTTGCCGGAGTTGACAAGGACGCCCTTTGCCCGGACTGCGCCCGCAGGGTGGAGACCAACCCATTGCGCGTGCTGGACTGCAAGCAGCCCGGCTGCCGCGCCATTACGGACAATGCCCCCAAGCTTATTGATTATAACTGCCCCGAATGCCGCGCCCACTTTGATACGGTGCTGGAGCTGCTGCAAGGGCAGGGGCTTGCCTTTGAGCTTGATCACAGGCTTGTGCGTGGTCTTGATTACTATTGCCGCACTACTTTTGAGGTGGTAAGCGGCAGCATTGGCGCTCAGGCGGCTGTGGCTGGCGGCGGCAGGTATGACGGCCTTGTGAAAAGCCTTGGCGGGCCTGACGTGCCAGGCGTGGGTTTTGCCTGCGGTATGGAACGCCTTGCCCTCATGATGGGCGAGGGTAGTGGTCAGGCAGCCGATTTTTATCTGGTTGCCATGGACGCGCAGAGCCGCGCGCAAGGCTGGCAGCTTGCCCAGAAGCTGCGTGACGCCGGGCTTACTGGCGAGATGAATTTCAGTGAAGGCGGCTTTAAAAGCCTCATGCGTCAGGCTGGAAAGTCCGGCGCCGGGCATTGTCTGATAATAGGCCCTGACGAAGCCGCTCAGGGCACAGTGGTCGTAAAAAACCTTGAAAGCGGCGAGCAGTGCTCTGTGCCGCAGTCAGGCGTACTCCAATTCTTGCAAACGGGAACCAACAATGACTGA
- the aspS gene encoding aspartate--tRNA ligase — MTEQMQTQDAQQDVQREHQKFVTELGDWQRSHSCGQLTITNDGEDVCLMGWVQYRRDHGGLIFVDLRDRDGLTQVVFSPDIAPAAHENAHILRSEYVLAVKGKVRPRPEGMVNANMVTGQIEIVAYEWKLLNTSKTPPFAIEDRSDAGENLRLTWRYLDLRRPRMQANLRLRHKVSQAARCFLDDNGFTEVETPVLTKSTPEGARDFLVPSRLNNGEFYALPQSPQLFKQLLMVAGMERYFQIVRCFRDEDLRADRQPEFTQVDLEMSFADEEQVMGIAEGLMARVFKDVMGKDLTLPFPRMPWDEAMARYGVDKPDTRFGLELVDITDIVRGSGFKLFATAQLVKGMKVPGGESMTRKEIDAFTEFVKIYGAQGLAWIKIKADEWQSPIAKFLSDEERKGIAEALDLQVGDIVFFQAGEASMVNAALGNLRVHLANHLKLIPENSFNFLWVTDFPLYEYDEEDKRYVACHHPFTSPAPGHMELMVTDPAKARARAYDMVLNGCEVGGGSIRIHSGEVQRRMFEALGFTPEQAEEQFGFLIQALDLGAPPHGGLAFGLDRLVMLLSGSSSIRDVIAFPKTQKATCLMTNAPSPVSSRQLRDLGLRLREVPGTEQKKDGATADKV; from the coding sequence ATGACTGAACAGATGCAGACGCAGGACGCGCAGCAGGATGTGCAGCGCGAACACCAGAAATTTGTCACTGAGCTTGGTGACTGGCAGCGCAGCCATTCCTGCGGTCAGTTGACCATTACCAATGATGGTGAAGATGTTTGCCTGATGGGTTGGGTGCAGTACCGCCGCGACCATGGCGGCCTGATTTTTGTCGACCTGCGCGACCGTGATGGCCTCACTCAGGTTGTTTTCAGCCCGGATATCGCTCCTGCCGCGCACGAAAACGCGCATATCCTGCGTTCGGAATATGTGCTTGCGGTCAAGGGCAAGGTGCGTCCTCGCCCCGAAGGCATGGTCAACGCCAATATGGTTACTGGTCAGATTGAAATCGTGGCCTATGAGTGGAAGCTGCTCAATACTTCCAAGACGCCGCCTTTTGCCATTGAAGACCGCAGCGACGCCGGTGAGAACCTGCGCCTTACCTGGCGTTATCTTGATCTGCGCCGTCCGCGCATGCAGGCCAATCTGCGTTTGCGCCACAAGGTTTCGCAGGCCGCCCGCTGTTTTCTGGACGACAACGGCTTTACGGAAGTGGAAACCCCGGTGCTTACCAAGTCCACCCCTGAAGGGGCCCGCGACTTTCTGGTTCCCAGCCGTTTGAATAATGGTGAATTTTACGCTTTGCCGCAGTCGCCCCAGCTGTTCAAACAGCTGCTGATGGTTGCCGGTATGGAACGTTACTTCCAGATCGTGCGCTGCTTCCGCGACGAAGACCTGCGTGCCGACCGTCAGCCCGAGTTCACCCAGGTTGACCTTGAAATGAGCTTTGCCGATGAAGAACAGGTCATGGGCATCGCAGAAGGCCTCATGGCCCGCGTGTTCAAGGACGTGATGGGCAAGGATCTGACTCTTCCCTTCCCCCGCATGCCTTGGGACGAAGCCATGGCCCGTTATGGCGTGGACAAGCCCGATACCCGCTTTGGCCTTGAGCTTGTGGATATTACGGATATTGTGCGTGGCTCCGGCTTCAAGCTTTTTGCCACTGCGCAACTGGTCAAGGGTATGAAGGTTCCGGGCGGCGAGTCCATGACCCGCAAGGAAATTGATGCCTTTACCGAATTCGTCAAGATTTATGGCGCTCAGGGTCTGGCCTGGATCAAGATCAAGGCTGACGAATGGCAGTCGCCCATCGCCAAGTTCCTTTCGGACGAAGAACGCAAGGGCATTGCTGAAGCGCTTGATCTTCAGGTCGGCGACATCGTCTTTTTCCAGGCGGGCGAGGCTTCCATGGTCAACGCCGCCCTTGGCAACCTGCGCGTGCATCTTGCCAACCATTTGAAGCTGATTCCTGAAAACAGCTTTAACTTTCTTTGGGTTACGGACTTTCCGCTGTACGAATACGACGAGGAAGACAAGCGCTACGTGGCCTGCCACCATCCTTTCACCTCGCCCGCGCCCGGTCATATGGAACTGATGGTTACTGACCCGGCCAAGGCCCGTGCCCGCGCCTATGACATGGTGCTCAATGGCTGCGAAGTGGGTGGCGGTTCTATCCGTATCCACTCCGGCGAAGTGCAGCGCCGTATGTTTGAGGCCCTTGGCTTTACGCCTGAGCAGGCAGAAGAGCAGTTCGGCTTCCTCATTCAGGCGCTTGATCTCGGTGCGCCGCCGCATGGCGGTTTGGCTTTTGGCCTTGACCGTCTGGTCATGCTGCTTTCTGGTTCGTCCAGCATCCGTGATGTCATTGCCTTCCCCAAGACGCAGAAGGCAACCTGCCTCATGACCAACGCGCCTTCTCCTGTTTCTTCCCGTCAGTTGCGGGATCTCGGCCTGCGCTTGCGCGAAGTACCCGGCACAGAGCAGAAAAAGGACGGCGCTACAGCCGATAAAGTTTAG
- the gyrA gene encoding DNA gyrase subunit A, whose amino-acid sequence MQQPQISIETELRKSYLEYSLSVIIGRAIPDARDGLKPVHRRILFAQYELANNYNRPHKKSARIVGDVIGKYHPHGDAAVYDALVRMAQEFSMRDPLVDGQGNFGSIDGDAAAAMRYTEVRMSKLAQEFLNDLDKNTVDFRPNYDNTLQEPTVMPSKVPNLLVNGSSGIAVGMATNIPPHNLGELCDALQLLLDNPQCSIDELMDYVKGPDFPTRGFVYAGKGLYDAYHTGRGTVKVRGRIEIEDRKKGAQSIIIREIPFGLNKSSLVEKIAALVNDRKIDGITDLRDESDRKGIRIVIDLKRGTIPDIVVNALYKFTPLETSFGINMLAVVDNRPQLLNLKTALSCFVDHRREVVIRRTRYDLEKAEARAHILEGLRIAIDNIDEVVALIRASANPEEARNALMERFALSEVQAKAILEMRLQRLTGLQREELMNEYKDLLQKIEFYRSILENAEVLRSELKREIAEIRETFATPRRTEVLREALTDIDIEDLIPDEEVVITLSRRGYMKRTGLENYQQQKRGGKGIAALHTSDDDYVQEFLSTTNHQYLCLFTNKGRMHQLKVHQVPEGSRTAKGVHINNLLPLEENEWVTTVLALREFAEDKFFLFITKRGMIKRSSASLYAKCRKTGLMAVGLREDDELVVVRPIRDNNHIVLATADGFSIRFGCNDVRPMGRVATGVKGIALRRQDFVVAAVIVKDIDQTTEIMSISANGYGKRTSVDLYRLQSRGGKGIINFKVTAKTGPVIGAMPVRDNDGLILLTSSNKIVRIGVDDVRSKGRATMGVMLVRLDEGGHVVGFDRVDEGGQTGRDASAEMDDDNMTDVASAPAVAEPEGLADDSADDDGEE is encoded by the coding sequence ATGCAGCAGCCGCAGATCAGCATTGAAACAGAACTCCGCAAATCGTATCTGGAGTATTCCCTTTCGGTCATTATCGGGCGCGCCATCCCGGACGCGCGCGATGGCCTTAAGCCGGTTCACAGGCGTATTCTTTTTGCGCAGTACGAGCTTGCCAACAACTATAACCGTCCGCACAAAAAATCCGCGCGCATCGTCGGTGACGTCATCGGTAAATATCACCCGCATGGCGACGCTGCCGTGTACGATGCCCTGGTGCGTATGGCGCAGGAATTTTCCATGCGCGATCCCCTGGTGGACGGGCAGGGCAACTTTGGCTCCATTGATGGTGATGCCGCTGCTGCCATGCGTTATACCGAAGTGCGCATGTCCAAGCTTGCCCAGGAGTTTTTGAACGATCTGGACAAGAATACCGTGGATTTTCGGCCCAACTACGATAATACCCTGCAGGAACCCACTGTCATGCCAAGCAAGGTTCCCAACCTGCTGGTCAACGGCAGCTCGGGTATTGCCGTGGGTATGGCCACCAATATTCCGCCCCACAACCTGGGCGAACTGTGCGATGCCCTGCAACTGCTCCTTGATAACCCGCAGTGCAGCATCGATGAGCTCATGGATTATGTGAAAGGGCCGGACTTCCCCACCAGGGGCTTTGTCTACGCGGGAAAGGGCCTGTACGACGCCTACCACACCGGGCGCGGCACGGTTAAGGTGCGGGGCCGCATTGAGATTGAAGACCGCAAAAAAGGCGCGCAGAGCATAATTATCCGCGAGATTCCCTTTGGGCTTAACAAAAGCTCGCTGGTGGAAAAAATCGCGGCTCTGGTCAATGACCGCAAGATTGACGGCATCACCGACCTGCGCGATGAATCCGACCGCAAGGGCATACGCATTGTTATTGACCTCAAGCGCGGTACCATTCCCGACATTGTGGTCAACGCCCTGTACAAGTTCACGCCGCTGGAAACGAGCTTCGGCATCAACATGCTGGCCGTGGTGGACAACCGCCCGCAGCTGTTGAACCTCAAGACGGCGCTTTCCTGCTTTGTGGATCACAGGCGTGAAGTGGTCATCCGTCGTACGCGCTACGATCTGGAAAAAGCCGAAGCCCGCGCGCATATTCTGGAAGGCCTGCGCATCGCCATCGACAATATTGATGAAGTGGTGGCCCTTATCCGCGCTTCCGCCAATCCGGAAGAAGCCCGTAATGCCCTGATGGAGCGTTTTGCGCTTTCAGAAGTGCAGGCCAAGGCCATTCTTGAAATGCGTTTGCAGCGCCTTACTGGGCTTCAGCGTGAAGAGCTGATGAACGAATACAAGGATCTGCTGCAGAAGATCGAATTCTACCGCTCCATTCTGGAAAATGCCGAAGTGCTGCGCAGCGAACTTAAGCGCGAGATTGCCGAAATCCGCGAAACCTTCGCCACGCCGCGCCGTACGGAAGTGCTGCGCGAAGCCCTGACCGACATTGATATTGAAGATCTCATCCCTGACGAAGAAGTGGTCATCACGCTGTCGCGCCGTGGCTACATGAAGCGTACCGGGCTTGAGAACTATCAGCAGCAGAAGCGCGGCGGCAAGGGCATTGCGGCCCTGCATACCTCGGATGACGACTACGTGCAGGAATTCTTGTCCACCACCAATCACCAGTATCTCTGCCTCTTCACCAACAAGGGGCGCATGCACCAGCTCAAGGTGCATCAGGTGCCGGAGGGCAGCCGCACGGCCAAGGGCGTGCATATCAACAACCTGTTGCCGCTTGAAGAGAACGAGTGGGTTACGACAGTTCTTGCCCTGCGCGAGTTTGCCGAAGACAAGTTTTTCCTGTTCATCACCAAGAGGGGCATGATCAAGCGTTCCTCCGCCTCGCTCTATGCCAAGTGCCGCAAGACTGGCCTCATGGCTGTGGGCCTGCGTGAGGACGATGAACTTGTGGTGGTGCGCCCCATCCGCGACAACAACCATATTGTTCTGGCCACGGCGGACGGTTTCTCCATCCGTTTTGGCTGCAACGACGTGCGGCCCATGGGTCGCGTGGCCACGGGCGTCAAAGGTATTGCCCTGCGCAGACAGGACTTTGTGGTGGCGGCGGTCATCGTCAAGGATATCGACCAGACCACCGAGATCATGTCCATTTCTGCCAACGGTTACGGCAAGCGCACCAGTGTTGATCTTTACCGCCTGCAATCGCGCGGCGGCAAGGGTATCATCAACTTCAAGGTGACGGCCAAGACCGGGCCTGTGATCGGGGCCATGCCCGTGCGCGACAACGACGGGCTTATCCTGCTGACCTCCTCCAACAAGATCGTGCGTATCGGCGTTGACGATGTGCGCAGCAAGGGCCGCGCCACCATGGGCGTTATGCTCGTGCGGCTTGATGAAGGCGGGCATGTAGTGGGCTTTGACCGTGTGGACGAAGGCGGGCAGACCGGAAGAGACGCCAGCGCCGAAATGGACGATGACAATATGACCGATGTCGCTTCCGCTCCTGCTGTTGCCGAGCCCGAAGGGCTTGCTGACGACAGTGCTGACGATGACGGTGAAGAATAA
- the purF gene encoding amidophosphoribosyltransferase, which produces MIKHECGVFGIYDHEEAARLAYFGLYAQQHRGQESAGIVTFDTDGVHEHKGMGLVPDVFSEAHLKALTGRTAIGHVRYSTTGRSSSSNAQPFLAHFKGRDVVLAHNGNLVNAAQLREDLENEGAIFSTSNDTEVFMHLLVRALRHNDLPGAVKETCARVRGAYCLLVMVDGVMVAVRDPHGFHPLAFGRMNGSPVFASETCAFDLLEADFERSVKPGEMIIVDGNSVRSDHLMGPLPEKPRQCIFELVYFARPDSYIFDEQVYLCRKKMGWNLADESAPEVDYVMPFPDSGIYPALGFAQRSGLPYEHAMIRNHYVGRTFIQPSQSMRSFGVRVKINPVREMIDGKRICIIDDSIVRGTTMMTRVKKLRELGAKEVHIRISSPPVKFPCFYGIDFSSRGELIAAQHNLAEITRKLDVDSLHYLSIAGLLGSVSKPQHYCMACFTGEYPVPCDDCAGKFSLESPCASR; this is translated from the coding sequence ATGATCAAGCACGAATGCGGCGTATTCGGCATTTATGACCACGAGGAAGCGGCTCGTCTGGCTTATTTCGGTTTGTATGCACAGCAGCATCGCGGCCAGGAAAGCGCGGGCATAGTTACCTTTGACACCGACGGAGTACACGAACACAAGGGCATGGGCCTTGTGCCCGATGTTTTTTCTGAGGCCCATCTCAAGGCTCTGACCGGTAGAACTGCCATAGGACATGTGCGCTATTCCACCACCGGGCGTTCTTCCAGCAGCAATGCCCAGCCCTTTCTTGCCCATTTCAAGGGGCGGGATGTGGTGCTTGCGCACAACGGCAATCTGGTCAATGCCGCGCAGTTGCGCGAAGACCTTGAAAACGAGGGCGCCATATTTTCCACCAGCAATGACACGGAAGTGTTCATGCATCTGCTGGTGCGCGCGCTCAGGCACAACGACCTGCCCGGCGCAGTCAAGGAAACCTGCGCCCGTGTTCGCGGCGCATACTGCCTTCTGGTTATGGTAGACGGCGTTATGGTGGCGGTACGCGATCCCCATGGCTTCCACCCTCTGGCCTTTGGCCGCATGAACGGAAGCCCCGTGTTCGCCTCTGAAACATGCGCCTTTGATCTGCTTGAGGCCGATTTTGAACGCTCTGTTAAACCGGGCGAAATGATCATCGTTGACGGCAACAGTGTGCGCAGCGATCACCTTATGGGGCCGCTGCCCGAGAAGCCTCGTCAGTGTATTTTTGAACTGGTTTATTTTGCCCGGCCCGACTCCTATATTTTTGACGAGCAGGTCTATCTGTGCCGCAAAAAAATGGGCTGGAATCTGGCTGACGAGTCTGCGCCGGAAGTGGATTATGTGATGCCCTTTCCGGATTCGGGCATTTACCCCGCGCTTGGGTTTGCCCAGCGTTCCGGCCTGCCCTATGAGCATGCCATGATCCGCAACCACTATGTGGGGCGTACCTTTATCCAGCCGTCGCAGAGCATGCGAAGCTTTGGCGTGCGGGTTAAGATCAACCCTGTGCGCGAAATGATTGACGGCAAGCGCATCTGCATTATTGACGACAGCATTGTGCGCGGCACCACCATGATGACGCGCGTCAAAAAGCTGCGCGAACTGGGCGCAAAAGAGGTGCATATCCGTATTTCCAGCCCGCCGGTCAAGTTCCCCTGCTTTTATGGCATAGATTTTTCTTCGCGCGGGGAGCTTATTGCGGCGCAGCATAATCTGGCGGAAATCACCCGCAAGCTGGATGTGGATTCTTTGCATTATCTCAGCATCGCAGGCTTGCTCGGTTCTGTGAGCAAGCCGCAGCATTACTGCATGGCCTGTTTCACGGGCGAATATCCTGTGCCCTGCGACGACTGCGCCGGGAAATTCAGCCTTGAATCCCCTTGCGCCAGCAGGTAG
- the dnaN gene encoding DNA polymerase III subunit beta translates to MKLTVNKEQIIEGLLKAAAIIPAKAGAQYLRSIWLKAEEGSLSVMSTDANIEFTGRYPAEVAAPGLIGVQGRAFVDLVRQLPTGVLHLTLDEASGNLLLEQGRRTYKLPVSGAEWFQNFSAFPAENAVTWSGDFLQDILDKVGFCISDDDAMDAIACLCMKPRGNGRIDVCGLNGHQFALVSFTHDELAERLPEAGMLIQKKYLADIKKWLGVDEIELNITDKRLYLRSLDGAETLSLPRAAHEYPDYNIFMSKLASEDMHPMTLARKEAIEALGRILIFNTESDRCTYMDLSAGEALLSAQGQDVGSANESLEVAYNGDIKRIAFPTRNLLDVLGHFVSAKIDMMLTGSEGPCGIRGADDADYTVIIMPMKVSETTYYSEEDV, encoded by the coding sequence ATGAAACTTACTGTAAACAAAGAGCAGATCATTGAAGGCCTGCTGAAGGCAGCTGCCATCATTCCTGCCAAGGCAGGGGCGCAGTATCTGCGCTCCATCTGGCTCAAGGCTGAAGAGGGCAGCCTTTCAGTCATGTCCACTGACGCCAACATTGAATTTACCGGGCGTTATCCTGCCGAAGTTGCAGCGCCAGGCCTCATAGGCGTTCAGGGCAGAGCCTTTGTGGATCTTGTGCGTCAGTTGCCCACGGGTGTTCTGCACCTCACCCTTGATGAAGCTTCTGGCAATCTGCTTTTGGAACAGGGACGCCGCACCTACAAACTGCCTGTGAGCGGAGCGGAGTGGTTTCAGAATTTCTCTGCCTTTCCTGCTGAAAATGCCGTCACCTGGTCTGGCGACTTTTTGCAGGACATTCTGGACAAGGTGGGCTTTTGCATCAGCGATGACGACGCCATGGACGCGATTGCCTGCCTGTGCATGAAACCACGCGGCAACGGACGCATCGACGTGTGCGGTCTCAATGGCCACCAGTTTGCCCTTGTTTCCTTTACCCATGACGAGCTGGCCGAACGCCTGCCCGAAGCGGGCATGCTGATCCAGAAAAAATACCTGGCGGACATCAAAAAATGGCTTGGCGTGGATGAAATCGAACTGAACATCACTGACAAGCGCCTGTATCTGCGCAGCCTGGATGGCGCTGAAACGCTCAGCCTGCCCCGTGCCGCCCACGAATACCCTGATTACAACATCTTCATGAGCAAGCTTGCCAGCGAAGACATGCACCCCATGACTCTTGCCCGCAAGGAAGCCATTGAAGCGCTTGGCCGTATTCTCATTTTTAATACCGAGAGCGACCGCTGCACCTACATGGATCTTTCTGCCGGGGAAGCATTGCTTTCCGCCCAGGGGCAGGATGTGGGCTCGGCCAATGAAAGCCTTGAAGTTGCTTATAATGGCGATATAAAACGCATTGCCTTCCCCACGCGCAACCTGCTTGACGTGCTGGGACACTTTGTTTCTGCAAAGATCGACATGATGCTTACCGGCTCTGAAGGCCCCTGCGGTATCCGCGGCGCCGATGATGCCGACTATACCGTTATCATCATGCCCATGAAGGTTTCTGAAACGACCTACTATAGCGAGGAAGACGTTTAA
- the gyrB gene encoding DNA topoisomerase (ATP-hydrolyzing) subunit B gives MAPETGNGGYNASSITILEGLSAVRKRPAMYIGSTDARGLHHLVYEVVDNSIDEAMAGFCSRVTVILHADNSVTVRDDGRGIPVDIHPKEGVPAVQVVMTKLHAGGKFDNSSYKVSGGLHGVGVSCVNALSEELTVTVRRDGKRYRQHYARGVPQDELVVISEGFVEGHGTTVRFKPDEEIFEVLEFSYETLKKRFEELAYLNKGLTIECIDERIGETHVFHAEGGIRQFVGDLNSGEQGIHPIIFGEGIVDNVTVDFALQYNAGYKENIFTFANNIRTKEGGTHLVGFRTALTRAINGYIKGQADLVKKMKNTSLSGDDVREGLTAVISVKLPQPQFEGQTKTKLGNSEIAGLVAGVVYDRLNVYFEENPKDIRLIIDKAVDASRARDAARRAKELVRRKGALSDNSLPGKLADCQSKDPIESELFIVEGDSAGGSAKQGRNPKNQAILPLRGKILNTERTRFDKMLANKEVKALITAMGAGIGEEDTDLDKLRYHKIIIMTDADVDGAHIRTLLLTFFFRQYQEMVERGFVYIAQPPLYRVHNSRMEKFIKDDPELNEFLLTRVSEDVTVVASNGMEFCGKELISLMEHIEKLESRVNDAEMSGTPRDLFMALVTHEKQIDAQSLENQDSELTEWLNSHGYMLTLEREKSEDEEERLFAIFENTGGHHTRRGMEFFSSRLYKQGWQLFDELRQQCGSFAFNLRKKDGEVAAEDLFALMRMVLDEARKGINIQRYKGLGEMNPDQLWVTTMNPENRVLLQVSVEDANEASDAFVELMGDRVEPRRDFIERNALAVQDLDI, from the coding sequence ATGGCTCCTGAAACCGGCAACGGCGGGTACAACGCCTCTTCCATTACCATTCTGGAAGGCCTGTCGGCTGTGCGTAAGCGCCCGGCCATGTACATAGGCTCTACAGACGCGCGCGGCCTGCACCATCTGGTGTACGAGGTAGTGGACAACTCCATTGACGAAGCCATGGCCGGCTTCTGTTCGCGGGTCACTGTTATTCTGCACGCTGACAACAGCGTGACTGTTCGCGATGACGGGCGCGGTATTCCTGTGGATATCCATCCCAAGGAAGGCGTGCCCGCTGTACAGGTGGTCATGACCAAGCTGCACGCTGGCGGCAAGTTCGACAACTCAAGCTACAAGGTTTCTGGCGGTCTGCACGGCGTGGGTGTTTCCTGCGTCAACGCCCTTTCCGAAGAGCTTACTGTCACAGTGCGCCGCGATGGGAAACGCTACCGCCAGCACTACGCACGTGGCGTACCGCAGGACGAACTGGTGGTTATCAGCGAGGGCTTCGTTGAAGGGCACGGCACCACCGTTCGCTTCAAACCTGACGAAGAGATTTTTGAAGTTCTCGAGTTTTCATATGAAACATTGAAGAAGCGCTTTGAGGAGCTGGCCTATCTTAACAAGGGCCTGACCATCGAGTGCATCGACGAGCGCATCGGTGAAACCCATGTGTTCCACGCCGAGGGCGGCATCCGCCAGTTTGTGGGCGACCTCAACTCCGGCGAGCAGGGCATTCACCCCATCATCTTTGGTGAAGGCATCGTTGATAATGTTACCGTGGATTTTGCCTTGCAGTACAATGCGGGCTACAAGGAAAACATTTTCACCTTTGCCAACAACATTCGCACCAAGGAAGGCGGCACCCACCTTGTGGGCTTCCGTACTGCACTCACGCGCGCCATCAACGGCTACATCAAGGGCCAGGCTGACCTGGTCAAAAAGATGAAGAACACCTCTCTGTCTGGTGATGACGTGCGCGAGGGTCTTACCGCCGTTATCAGCGTCAAGCTGCCCCAGCCGCAGTTTGAAGGGCAGACCAAAACCAAGCTCGGCAACAGCGAGATTGCCGGTCTGGTTGCCGGTGTGGTGTATGACCGCCTGAATGTGTATTTTGAGGAAAATCCCAAGGATATCCGCCTCATTATCGACAAGGCCGTGGACGCCTCGCGGGCGCGGGACGCAGCCCGACGCGCCAAGGAGCTTGTTCGCCGCAAGGGTGCGCTTTCCGACAACTCGCTGCCCGGCAAACTGGCCGACTGCCAGAGCAAGGATCCCATTGAATCCGAACTGTTCATCGTGGAAGGTGATTCGGCAGGCGGTTCTGCAAAGCAGGGGCGTAACCCAAAAAATCAGGCCATCCTGCCCTTGCGCGGCAAAATCCTGAATACGGAACGCACCCGCTTTGACAAAATGCTTGCCAACAAGGAAGTGAAGGCGCTCATTACCGCCATGGGCGCTGGCATAGGCGAGGAAGATACCGACCTCGACAAGCTGCGCTACCATAAAATCATCATCATGACAGACGCCGACGTGGACGGAGCGCACATCCGCACCCTGCTGCTGACCTTTTTCTTCAGGCAGTATCAGGAGATGGTGGAGCGCGGCTTTGTCTACATCGCCCAGCCGCCTTTGTACCGCGTGCACAATTCGCGCATGGAAAAGTTCATCAAGGACGACCCCGAGCTCAACGAATTTCTGCTCACCCGCGTGAGCGAAGACGTGACAGTGGTGGCTTCAAACGGCATGGAATTCTGCGGCAAGGAACTCATCAGCCTCATGGAACACATTGAAAAGCTTGAAAGCCGCGTGAATGATGCCGAAATGTCCGGCACCCCGCGCGACCTCTTCATGGCCCTTGTGACCCATGAAAAGCAGATTGACGCCCAGAGCCTTGAAAATCAGGATAGTGAACTTACCGAATGGCTCAACAGCCACGGATATATGCTCACCCTTGAGCGGGAAAAGAGCGAAGACGAAGAAGAACGCCTGTTTGCCATATTTGAAAATACCGGCGGGCACCACACCCGCAGGGGCATGGAGTTTTTCTCCTCACGCCTTTACAAACAAGGCTGGCAGCTCTTTGACGAACTGCGCCAGCAGTGCGGCTCTTTTGCCTTCAACCTGCGCAAAAAAGACGGTGAAGTTGCCGCGGAAGACCTGTTTGCGCTTATGCGCATGGTGCTTGATGAAGCCCGCAAGGGCATCAACATCCAGCGCTACAAGGGTCTTGGTGAAATGAACCCCGACCAGCTCTGGGTGACCACCATGAACCCGGAAAACCGCGTGCTCCTTCAGGTTTCCGTGGAGGATGCCAACGAGGCTTCTGACGCCTTTGTGGAACTTATGGGCGACCGTGTGGAACCGCGCCGCGATTTTATCGAGCGCAATGCCCTGGCCGTACAGGATCTTGATATTTAA